The Kroppenstedtia pulmonis genome has a segment encoding these proteins:
- a CDS encoding SLC13 family permease, producing the protein MDTVQHIWNRLWKWNDQVKEVFRFFSGVNNQISKHAEATDEKSSSTPHNEKPPAYTNRQWIGLVLGPLLFLVTMLWISPEGMSSEAQAVLACTLWISTWWITEAIPIPATSLLPIVLFPLTGALEIGEATSSYGDPTIFLFMGGFMIALTMEKWNLHKRIALTIISWVGTQPSRLLLGSMIATGFLSMWISNTATAMMMVPIGMAITAHVAASLKDNQSVDTTPGKFPFGTAMMLGIAYSASIGGLGTLIGTPPNAIFAAQVKKIFGVEISFASWMLVGVPLVILLLGVAWFYLVKIAYPTPIKDLPGGKAIIQKEKSALGSTTSEEKAVFTVFVLTALAWITRDLVLKNFIPGIDDTIIAIGAAVILFLIPARNHPGTFILDWNTAKNLPWGILLLFGGGLAIAAGITGSGLDKWIGQQLIMLEGTNFILILLLVTTLVIFLTEITSNTATATMMFPIMASFAAALGVHPYPLMVAAGLAASCAFMLPVATPPNAVVFGSGSVRIDDMARTGFWLNLLSILVITMVVYFLLPTVWGIDLMKPM; encoded by the coding sequence ATGGATACCGTACAACACATATGGAACCGTCTCTGGAAATGGAATGACCAGGTCAAAGAAGTTTTTCGGTTCTTTTCCGGAGTAAATAATCAAATAAGCAAACATGCAGAAGCGACGGATGAGAAATCTTCATCAACACCACATAACGAAAAGCCACCGGCCTACACCAATCGGCAATGGATCGGACTGGTATTGGGTCCCCTGCTTTTCCTTGTCACCATGTTGTGGATCTCTCCGGAAGGCATGTCCTCAGAAGCCCAGGCTGTTCTAGCCTGTACACTGTGGATCTCCACCTGGTGGATCACTGAAGCGATTCCAATCCCGGCAACCTCTTTGTTACCGATTGTTTTGTTTCCCCTCACTGGAGCGCTGGAAATTGGGGAGGCGACGTCTTCTTACGGAGATCCCACTATTTTTCTGTTTATGGGCGGATTTATGATCGCTCTGACTATGGAGAAGTGGAATCTTCATAAACGCATTGCTTTAACCATCATTTCCTGGGTTGGAACTCAACCTTCCCGGTTGCTTCTCGGCTCGATGATTGCCACAGGATTTTTATCCATGTGGATCTCCAACACAGCCACTGCCATGATGATGGTTCCCATTGGAATGGCCATCACAGCCCATGTGGCCGCCTCCTTAAAGGACAACCAATCCGTCGATACGACACCGGGTAAGTTCCCTTTTGGCACGGCAATGATGCTGGGCATTGCTTATTCCGCATCCATCGGTGGATTGGGAACCCTGATCGGCACACCTCCCAATGCCATATTTGCGGCACAGGTCAAAAAAATATTTGGTGTGGAGATTTCATTTGCCTCATGGATGCTGGTTGGCGTTCCCCTGGTCATTCTGTTGCTGGGAGTAGCGTGGTTTTACCTGGTCAAAATCGCCTACCCTACTCCCATTAAAGATCTTCCTGGTGGAAAAGCCATTATCCAAAAGGAAAAGTCAGCTCTGGGTAGCACTACCTCTGAAGAAAAAGCAGTTTTTACTGTTTTCGTTCTCACTGCCTTAGCCTGGATTACCAGGGATCTTGTTTTGAAAAATTTTATTCCGGGAATCGACGATACGATTATTGCCATCGGAGCAGCCGTTATTTTATTTCTCATCCCGGCTCGTAACCATCCAGGCACCTTCATCTTGGACTGGAACACTGCCAAAAATCTTCCCTGGGGAATCCTCCTTCTCTTTGGAGGCGGGTTGGCCATTGCCGCAGGAATCACCGGCTCGGGACTGGATAAATGGATTGGACAACAGCTGATCATGCTGGAAGGAACGAACTTTATTCTTATTTTGTTACTGGTAACAACATTGGTGATTTTTTTGACGGAAATCACCTCCAATACCGCCACAGCAACCATGATGTTCCCTATTATGGCTTCTTTTGCCGCTGCTTTGGGCGTTCATCCTTACCCCCTGATGGTAGCCGCCGGACTGGCAGCCTCTTGTGCCTTTATGCTTCCCGTAGCAACTCCGCCCAATGCTGTGGTATTCGGCTCCGGCTCCGTCCGAATCGACGATATGGCCCGAACCGGCTTTTGGCTGAATCTCCTTTCCATTCTGGTTATCACAATGGTGGTTTACTTTTTGCTTCCCACTGTTTGGGGAATTGATTTGATGAAACCGATGTAA
- a CDS encoding MBL fold metallo-hydrolase, which produces MKPSRIEDLGQGIRMIDGYDLKRPGRTGIYVLGEEELTLVETGPSLSVPYILGGLKELGKGPEEVKNIIVTHIHLDHAGGVGLLMKSCPQAQVIVHSRGARHLADPSRLIQGARMVYGDDFDSLFDPILPIAEERIVVKGEGDTLTIDSDRTLTFMDSPGHAAHHLSIYDPASKGLFTGDTAGIRFCQRKSHGFSFYLPSTSPNQFDPEAMRSSIQRFRNTKAERVYLGHFGMVDDVEELYQQVLSELSRFMEVGEDAFRQGKKADSIAQELKNYYIPLLRNKGISEDDDLFDLLNLDLNVSAMGIEHYLTKQKKS; this is translated from the coding sequence TTGAAGCCGAGCCGAATTGAAGATTTGGGTCAGGGAATCCGTATGATCGACGGCTATGATCTAAAGCGTCCAGGAAGAACCGGTATCTATGTCCTGGGAGAAGAAGAGCTGACATTGGTGGAGACGGGGCCCAGTCTTTCTGTTCCCTATATCCTGGGAGGATTGAAGGAGCTGGGTAAAGGTCCGGAAGAAGTGAAAAACATTATTGTGACCCATATTCATCTGGATCATGCCGGAGGGGTGGGATTACTGATGAAAAGTTGTCCCCAAGCCCAGGTCATTGTTCATTCCAGGGGTGCGCGACATTTGGCCGATCCCAGCCGGTTGATTCAGGGTGCCCGTATGGTTTACGGAGATGACTTTGATTCCTTGTTTGATCCGATTCTGCCGATAGCTGAAGAGCGGATTGTGGTAAAAGGTGAAGGGGACACCCTGACCATTGATTCTGACAGAACATTAACTTTCATGGATAGTCCTGGTCATGCCGCTCATCATCTGAGCATATATGATCCGGCAAGCAAGGGTTTATTTACGGGAGATACGGCAGGAATCCGATTTTGTCAAAGAAAGTCACATGGGTTTTCTTTTTATTTACCCTCTACCTCACCGAATCAATTTGATCCGGAAGCGATGCGTTCCTCCATCCAGCGCTTCCGCAATACAAAAGCTGAACGGGTTTATCTGGGGCACTTCGGAATGGTGGATGATGTTGAGGAGTTGTACCAACAGGTTTTAAGTGAGTTGTCCCGGTTTATGGAGGTTGGCGAAGATGCTTTCCGTCAGGGAAAAAAGGCGGACAGCATTGCACAAGAACTGAAAAACTATTATATTCCTCTGCTGCGGAACAAAGGGATCTCTGAAGATGACGACCTATTCGATCTGTTAAACTTGGACTTGAATGTTAGTGCCATGGGCATTGAACACTATCTGACCAAACAAAAAAAATCTTGA
- a CDS encoding glutaredoxin domain-containing protein codes for MSVVVYSKLHCIECNILKRFLKDQGIQYETRDCSTNPQYLDEVKEMGFLGVPVTVVHGHPVQGLQPDVILKHLEKDPEA; via the coding sequence GTGTCGGTTGTCGTTTATTCCAAACTTCACTGTATTGAGTGCAATATCTTGAAACGATTTTTGAAAGATCAGGGGATTCAATATGAAACCAGGGATTGCTCTACGAATCCTCAGTACCTGGATGAGGTAAAAGAAATGGGATTTTTAGGTGTTCCGGTAACCGTTGTCCATGGTCATCCCGTTCAAGGCCTGCAACCTGATGTCATATTGAAACATTTGGAAAAAGACCCGGAGGCCTGA
- a CDS encoding MetS family NSS transporter small subunit, giving the protein MDITAWIMFVIGAVCLWGGFAFFVWHAYQCSKQKKGV; this is encoded by the coding sequence TTGGACATAACTGCGTGGATCATGTTTGTGATCGGAGCTGTTTGTCTGTGGGGTGGGTTCGCTTTTTTTGTATGGCATGCCTATCAGTGCAGCAAGCAAAAGAAAGGAGTTTGA
- a CDS encoding sodium-dependent transporter, giving the protein MKSTEQWGSRAGFILAALGSAIGLGNIWRYPYVAYENGGGAFLLPYFIALLTAGIPILLLEYSLGHKYRASAPLSYRRLSKKWEWIGWWQVFIAFVIVSYYMVIIGWALSYTYFSVGSQWGQNTEDFFYSYLGTTSEFWSIGGIEKNVVVPLLLVWIVVYLILLRGAKKGIEAASKILLPILAIAMIAITIRGVTLPGATEGLNVLLKPDFAALADPKVWVAAYGQVFFSLSIGMAIMITYSSYLPKKSDLANGSLIAGLGNASFEFMASLGIFSALGFLATQQGVAVDEVVASGIGLAFVVLPNIINEFPGFNSLFGVLFFGTLVFAGITSAISLLETGIAALKDKLDVSRTAAVNWVCGGAALLSLLYATKGGIRYLDTVDHFINNYGLLIAGFMEVLALSWFVKKLINLKGHINDVSDIRIGSWWNISLKWITPVVLIWMMVLNLKDELAAPYEDYPISGLIAMGWGLALALVVIAFILQATKWQDDEFLVSEQKES; this is encoded by the coding sequence ATGAAATCTACGGAGCAGTGGGGTTCAAGAGCTGGGTTTATTTTAGCAGCTCTGGGTTCCGCCATCGGATTGGGAAATATATGGCGATATCCTTATGTTGCTTATGAAAATGGGGGTGGTGCGTTTCTCCTTCCCTACTTTATCGCCTTGTTGACGGCTGGTATCCCGATTCTGTTGTTGGAGTATTCGCTTGGTCACAAGTATCGGGCTTCTGCTCCTCTATCCTACCGCAGACTGTCTAAAAAATGGGAATGGATCGGATGGTGGCAAGTCTTTATCGCTTTTGTCATTGTTAGTTATTATATGGTCATCATAGGATGGGCTCTCAGTTACACGTATTTTTCGGTGGGAAGTCAGTGGGGACAGAATACAGAGGATTTCTTTTATTCCTATCTGGGTACGACCAGTGAATTTTGGTCAATTGGCGGGATTGAGAAAAATGTTGTTGTCCCGTTGCTTTTGGTATGGATTGTAGTGTACTTGATCCTCCTGCGGGGAGCCAAAAAAGGGATTGAAGCCGCCAGCAAAATTTTGTTGCCGATTTTGGCGATCGCGATGATTGCGATTACCATTCGTGGAGTAACATTGCCAGGTGCCACAGAAGGACTCAATGTTTTGTTGAAACCGGACTTTGCCGCTTTGGCGGATCCGAAGGTTTGGGTGGCGGCTTACGGACAGGTTTTCTTTTCTTTAAGTATCGGGATGGCGATCATGATTACTTACTCCAGCTATCTCCCCAAAAAATCAGACTTGGCCAATGGGAGTCTGATTGCCGGTTTGGGTAATGCCAGTTTCGAATTCATGGCTTCTCTGGGCATTTTTTCTGCTCTGGGCTTCCTGGCGACACAGCAAGGGGTTGCAGTGGATGAGGTAGTGGCAAGTGGAATTGGACTGGCTTTTGTGGTTTTGCCAAACATTATCAATGAGTTTCCCGGATTTAACTCTCTGTTTGGAGTTTTATTCTTTGGGACACTGGTATTTGCCGGGATTACTTCGGCGATCTCCCTGTTGGAAACAGGCATTGCCGCTTTGAAAGACAAATTGGACGTATCCCGGACTGCAGCAGTGAATTGGGTATGCGGAGGAGCTGCTTTACTCAGTCTGTTGTATGCCACGAAGGGTGGTATCCGTTATTTGGATACCGTGGATCATTTTATTAACAACTATGGATTGTTAATCGCCGGATTTATGGAAGTATTGGCTTTGAGTTGGTTTGTCAAAAAGCTGATCAACCTCAAGGGTCATATCAACGATGTATCCGACATCCGGATCGGATCCTGGTGGAACATTTCCTTGAAATGGATTACACCCGTCGTACTAATCTGGATGATGGTTCTTAATCTCAAAGATGAGTTGGCCGCTCCTTATGAGGATTATCCCATCAGTGGTCTGATCGCCATGGGCTGGGGACTCGCTTTGGCACTGGTGGTCATCGCCTTTATTCTGCAGGCGACAAAATGGCAGGATGACGAGTTTTTGGTATCCGAGCAAAAAGAATCATAA
- a CDS encoding sodium-dependent transporter translates to MAKEQWTSRAGFILAAVGSAIGLGNIWRYPYVAYENGGGAFLIPYFFALLTAGIPILLLEYSLGHKYRGSAPLSYRRMSEKWEWLGWFHVFMAFLISTYYIVILAWALSYTYYSFGTQWGENTNQFFFQNYLGKTDDFWSFGGLQLKVVLPLLLLWAFLYVVLRRRAHAGIERLNRISMPILVVMMIIITLRGVSLEGATDGLNVLLTPDFAALSDPQVWVSAYGQVFFSLSIGYATMITYASYLAKDSDLGNSGFIAGLSNAGFEFMAALGIFGALGYLATQTGVEVSKVVDGGIGLAFVVFPKIISELPGFNSAFGVLFFGTLVIAGLTSIVSLLEPGISALRDKFNMGRMAAVNSVVGLSALFSLLYATKGGISYLDIVDHYLNNYGLMIAGLGMTLSVAWFAKKIGDLQSHINQVSDVRVGGWWVVSLKVITPIGLLIMTAWNTFDELKEPYGGFPVSGLIAMGWSVLLASLVAAIVLQNKRWKEIDHIRRKEGA, encoded by the coding sequence ATGGCAAAAGAACAGTGGACATCCCGGGCCGGTTTTATTTTGGCAGCTGTAGGCTCTGCAATCGGTCTGGGGAATATTTGGCGTTATCCGTATGTAGCGTATGAAAATGGAGGCGGAGCATTTTTAATTCCCTACTTTTTTGCCTTGTTGACTGCGGGTATTCCTATTTTGCTCTTGGAATACTCCTTGGGTCACAAATATCGAGGCTCCGCTCCCTTGTCCTACCGAAGGATGTCGGAAAAGTGGGAATGGTTAGGCTGGTTTCATGTTTTTATGGCTTTTCTGATCTCCACTTACTACATTGTGATTTTGGCCTGGGCCCTTAGTTATACCTACTATTCATTCGGAACACAGTGGGGTGAAAACACCAATCAATTCTTCTTTCAGAATTATCTGGGCAAGACGGATGATTTTTGGAGTTTTGGGGGTTTGCAACTGAAAGTCGTACTGCCGCTCTTGTTATTATGGGCATTTTTGTACGTAGTGTTGCGTCGTCGGGCACATGCGGGTATTGAGCGTTTGAACCGGATTAGCATGCCGATTTTGGTTGTCATGATGATCATCATTACTTTGCGGGGAGTATCCTTGGAAGGAGCGACGGATGGTCTTAATGTATTGCTGACCCCTGATTTTGCGGCATTAAGTGATCCCCAGGTATGGGTATCGGCTTATGGACAGGTCTTTTTCTCCCTGAGTATCGGTTATGCCACTATGATTACCTATGCCAGTTATCTGGCGAAGGATTCTGATTTAGGAAACAGCGGATTTATTGCCGGTTTGAGCAATGCCGGCTTTGAATTCATGGCTGCTTTGGGGATTTTTGGGGCATTGGGTTATCTGGCTACTCAAACCGGTGTGGAAGTCAGTAAAGTAGTGGATGGCGGAATTGGGCTTGCCTTTGTTGTTTTTCCAAAAATCATCAGTGAATTGCCGGGATTCAACTCCGCTTTCGGTGTTTTGTTCTTCGGAACATTGGTTATTGCCGGGTTGACCTCTATTGTCTCTTTGCTTGAACCGGGTATTTCCGCTCTGCGAGACAAATTTAACATGGGACGGATGGCGGCAGTCAACTCCGTAGTGGGCTTGTCCGCCTTGTTCAGTCTTCTTTATGCGACGAAGGGAGGGATTAGCTATCTGGATATCGTTGATCACTATCTTAACAACTATGGGCTAATGATCGCCGGGTTGGGAATGACATTGAGTGTGGCTTGGTTTGCCAAGAAAATTGGTGACTTGCAATCCCATATTAATCAAGTGTCCGATGTCAGAGTCGGTGGATGGTGGGTGGTCTCCCTGAAGGTTATCACTCCGATCGGGCTTTTGATCATGACAGCCTGGAACACCTTCGATGAATTGAAAGAACCCTATGGAGGGTTTCCTGTCAGCGGATTGATTGCGATGGGCTGGTCTGTACTGTTGGCTTCCTTGGTGGCAGCTA